The Salinicoccus sp. RF5 region ACCGTGACAACGGCATCAGGGTGCTGGACGAGAAGGAACGTGAAGAACTGTTCGCAATGCGCGGCTATGTCTCCAAACATTCCGCACAGCTTGCAACACGCATCATCGTAAACCTCGGTGGCAACGCCATATACAGGGACGGCCACTCCGAAAGGTTCGTACGCGACCTGATTGCGGTTGCAGCACACCCGACGCACCTCTATGAAGATGCGATGGTCGGCTACGGCAAGTCCATCCTCGGCTTCGACGGCCACCCGATGTGGTAATAAAAATAATTTATATAAAACAAACTTTATTAGGGGGAAATGACAATGAAACAAGAACCAATCTTTGATGTGGCGCAGCTGGCCCATTTTGAAATCTACAGTCCGAAAATTGAGGAATCAGTAAAGTTTTTCACAGATATTCTGGGGATGACCGAAGTTGCACGTGAAGGAAAATCAGTTTATTTGAGAGCCTATGAAGATATTTACCATAATTCACTTAAAATCACGGAGAACTCTGAAGCGGGTATTGGTCATATGGCTTTAAGGGCCAGATCTCCGCAGGCACTTGAGCGCCGTGTCAAAGTACTGGAAGAAATGGGTGCTGGAATCGGCTGGGTTGATGGAGATGTCGGTCACGGTCCAGCCTATCAATTCGAAGCGCCAGATGGCCATATAATGGAAATCTTCTGGGAAGTGGAATATTATGAGGCACCAGAAAGTGAGAAGACGGCTCTGCTGAACAGACCTCAAAAAAGGCCGGGTAGAGGGGTGCCCGTGCGCCGCATCGATCATGTGAACATTCTGGCAAGTGATACAAATAAAACGGTTGAATTCTTGGAAGAAGCCCTTGGATTCAGGGTGAACGAAAGAATTCTAGCAGATGATAATACTGATATTGCTGCTTGGACGAGTGTCAGTAACTTGGCACATGATATCGCAATCATGGGCGACATGATGGGCGGCAAGGGCAGGCTTCACCACATCTGCTACTGGTATGGCTATGCGCAGAACCTGTCAGACGTTTCTGACCTCCTGCTCGATAATGGATATGAAATCGAAGAAGGTCCGTTGAAACATGGTGTCTCCCAGGCACAATGCATGTATGTCCGTGAACCGGGTGGCAACCGGGTGGAGTTATTCGGTGATGCAGGTTATCTCATCTTCGATCCGGACTGGAAGACGGTGGAATGGAAAGGTGAGGATCTTCAGAAAGCGGTTGTGTGGCATGGATCTGAACTGCAGCCTGAGTTCATGAAATATGGTACACCTGACATCCCGGATCCTGCGGAAGCGGTATCGGAAGAAGTGGGAGCAGAAAAGACAAACGTGTAAATTGATTGTTGGAGACTTCACATGATGATCTTATAAAGCACCACACGATAAACAGAAGGAGGATTTATCTTGACAGCAACTGATAATAAGCAAGCAGCTGAAAAAAGCATGAAGGTCAACGGCATTGAGACGAACTATCTCGAGGCAGGCTCAGGCACGGAAACCATGATACTCATTCATGGTTCCGGCCCCGGGGTTTCCGCCTTCGCCAACTGGCGTCTGGTACTGCCCCGCCTGAGTGAGTCACTCCATGTATTCGCTCCAGATGTTGTGGGATTCGGCAAGACGGAGAAGGTCTCGAAAGAGGAGTATGGCCTGGATACTTGGGTCAATCATCTGATCGGCTTCATTGAAGAAGTGGCGGACGGTCCTGTATATCTTGTCGGCAACTCATTCGGTGGCGCGATGGCATTGCACATTGCAGACAGAAGGCCGGACCTCGTCAAAAAGCTCATCCTGATGGGTTCGGTGGGTGTAAAGTACGAGATCACCCATGGTCTTGATAAAGTATGGGGTTATGACCCGAGCATCGAGAACATGCGTGAACTGATCGAGCTGTTCTCCTATGACCAGGCGGCTGCAAAGAATGAAGAGCTCGTCCGTCTGCGCTATGAGGCAAGCACGGAACCTGAATCCGAAGAAGCATTCCGTTCAATGTTCTATGACAATCGTCAGGAACGTCTGAATGAACTCTCACTGCCGGAAGAGAGGCTCAAGAATATCGAGGTGGAGACGCTCCTGTTCCATGGTATGAACGACCAGGTCATCCCGATCGAGGAGACGAGCTACAAAATGGTACAGCTTCTGCCGAACTCCGCCCTCCATATCTTCAACAAGTGTGGGCACTGGACGCAGATTGAAAAGACGGACCCTTTCATCGACCACATACTCGCATTTGTGGAAGATAAGGAATAGCATAAAAAAGGATGGCCGATGGCCATCCTTTTTTATGTTCAAATTTTCCCCTGGGCTTTGAGTATATTCAATGCCATATATACGGAAAATAAATTCTTTGTATCATCCAGTTCGATTCCGAGTATCTCACTGATCTTGCCGAGACGGTAGCGCAGGCCGCTGATCGACATCGAAATGGCCTTTGCCGTGGCATTGATGTTCATGCCATTTTCGATATAGTCCTGCAATGTATTGACCAATTCAAGGTCCGGATCCTCCTTGAGCAGCCTGCCGACCTGGTTGTCGACGAACCGGTTGATCAGCTGATCATCGGAGATCTGGAAGAGCACGCTTTCGATGCCCAGCTCTTCATAGAAGATGATCTGTTTGCTGGCGCTCTTGGCGTTGAGGGCGGTGAGGGTCTCCTTGTGCAGCAGGGGGAGTTCTTCGAGGCCATTCGAAGTGGAACTCACCCCTACGAAGAACTTATAGTCCTTGAGCCTTGCGCTGCAGTATTTGAGCAGCTTTTTGATGAAAGTGTCACGGCTTGAAAAAATCCTTTTGAAGCTGCTGCATTCCATCACAATGACGATCTTATTGGATTTCTGCGCGGCGAAAGCGTCCATGCTGCGTTCCCGGAAGAAGAGGGTGATGTAGCGGATCAGGGTTTCTGTAGTTTCCACTTCGTTGCTCAATTCATCCTCATTGATGTTGCGCTCAAGCGTCATCATCCAGTAGTTCGCATCCGGGTCGATCTCCATGTATTGGGCATATTTGTAGAGTTCCTGTTTATCGAGCCGTCCATCCAGGACATCGTTCAGGAAGCCCCGCCTGATATTCTGTTCCGTATTGATCTTTATGTTTTCATTCAACCGGATGATGGATGCCATCAAGGCAGCCTGATCGATGATCATGCGGTCCAGTTCACTTGGGGGTTCCCCTCCCTTATAGATGAAGGAACAGTACCCTTGAATTTTATTTTCAAAGTAGATCGGTGTCCTGAGGAGACCGGAATCCGCTGAAATTTCCATGTAATCAGTCGTACGCGTATCGAGGCCCTTCAGTTCGAAATCTATGACTGCCCCCTCCGACTGCCTGACGATCCGATGTCCGCCGTCCTCTATGAAGGCCGGCAGGCCGGTTTCCTGTTCAAGCAGGTTGAGTATGTTCTGGAGGTTCTGCTTCGACAGCAGTTCCTCTATCAGCTTCCGGTGAACTTGATTTCCTTTTGACAGGTAGTCCCGCTCCTCCTTGAGTTTTGCCGTAACCGCATCCAGCTCCTTGATCATGCTTGCAGACTGGTAGTAGCGGTATTCGTTCTGCTGCTCCTCACCCCATTTGTCGAGGGGCATGCAGAGTGCCTTGCAGTGGTCGTGTCCCATCGCCCTGCACCCGGTCTCCTTGACGAGTATCGTCTTCTCGAGGACTGCAGACAGGTAGCCGCTCGCATATCCGCATAAAGTGTGGCAGACAGGGCAATCGCTTTCCGGATTCTCCTCAAGGTGCCCCTCCGCTTCATAGGAATTGAACCAGGACAGGTCGATGTATTCCATGTTGTCATCGGCATCAAAACGGATGTCGTTGATTTCGACTTTCTCAAGATAGCCGTGCAGGATATGAAGTTTCGGCCCGGCATTAATCAGGTCCATCTTGTCGGTCCATTCCATGCTGCGGACCTTTTCACCGTCACTCATGCCGGTGTGCCAGCCATACCTGATGAATATCCCTTTGGAACGTTCCTCCCCCATGCTTTGGAGAAGTTCCTGCTTCAGGGTTTCCAATGCGGTGGTCGGGATGCTCACCATCCGTTTATGGAAGGTATTCAAGGTCTCTTCCTTGGGTAATTTGAAAACACTTTTCAAGCTCATATCGGTGGATTCAGCGGTCATCTGCAACACTCCTTCTCTGAAAATCCATTACTTCATCATGTGACTTTAACATATTCCATACTAAAATATTTAAATATTCACACTAATTATAGGTTATAATGCAAGTCACAGGATGATAGCATGTAATTAATCTATTCAGAGTGCTTCAGTGGCTCTAAAAATTTTTGAAATTGTTTGGTAGCGATTTCATTATATCCATTCGCCGGCCATTTTGCAAAAATCAGCCGTGCATTGAGGGACTGGAGCATTTCTACTGGATGGAGCATAAATAAAACTTAACGTGGAAGCAACTTGCTAATCGATAATTCTTCAAATCACTCAAGGGGGTAATTTTAATGGAAGATCGTCAATTCAGGAATGCAATGGGGAAATTCGCAACAGGTGTCAACGTCATCGCAACGGAGGTGGATGGTGAAGTCTACGGCATGACGGCGAACGCGTTCATGTCCGTGTCACTCGATCCGAAGCTGATCGTCATCTCCATCGGCAATCATGCGAAGATGCTCGAGCGGATCCGCCAGAGCGGCAAGTTCTCGGTGAACGTCCTGTCTTGCGAGCAGCAGGAGGAGTCCATGAGATTCGCGGGCCAGAAACAATTTGAAGATAAATTTGAATTCGATACGCTGGCTGGTGTACCGGTCGTGGAGAATGCCCTGTGCCAGCTCTCCTGTGATGTCTACAACGAGCATACGGAAGGGGACCATGTCCTCTTCATCGGCAAGGTGAACGATCTGGTGCTCGAAGAGGGTGACCCGCTCATCTTCAACTGCGGCAAGTACCGCCGCCTGGAAGCGCTCGAAGAAGTCAGCAGCAAATAATACATTCGGCAATATTTGAAGGGGGATGGCCTGAATGGAAATCATTCATCTGAACGAAGAGAATCTGGAAAGCTGGCAGAACAGATCGCGCAGGAATGTCATTGCACTTGGTTTTTTTGATGGTGTCCATAAGGGCCATCAGAAAGTCATCGGCACTGCAGCGGAAGCAGCTGAAAAAGCGGGGGCTGCACTCGATGTGATGAGCTTCTTCCCGCATCCGAAGACGGTGCTGTCGAACGGCAAAAAGCAGGTGGAGTATCTGATGCCGCTCGAGGAGAAGGCGCGCATCCTTGAGGGGATGGGTGTCGACCGCCTCTACATCGTAAAGTTCACCAAGGCATTCGCTTCGCTCGCACCCGAGGATTATGTGGCAGAGTATCTGTCCAAGTTCGATACGATCCACGCTGTGGCGGGGTATGACTTCTCCTACGGATTCAGGGGGGAAGGGACGATCGACCGGCTGTATGCCGATTCCGGTTTCCGAATCACTACATCGAAAGTGGAGAAGGTCGAGCACACCGGCGAGAAGATCAGTTCCACCCGCATCCGTACGGCCATCCTGGATGGGAAAGTGTCCGAGTTGTACCAGATGCTCGGACGGCGCTACCGGACATGCGCTGAATGTTCGGATGGTCATCTTTCATTGAAGGATTACTACATGCTGCCGCAGGATGGCATATACGACGTCATCATCGACAACGGCGTCAGCCGGTATCGCACGCAGATTTATGTGGACAGTGCACAGCAGCGGATTACATTTACGAAGCACTGTCTGATGGATCACATCAACCAGCAAGAAATCGCCATCACTTGGGAGAGAAGGGTTGCATCCCATTCCTTCTATCAACTGGTGGCACAATAGGGAGGCACATTCATGGCAACAGTGAAAGCACTCGGTGAAGAAATATATGAAGCAGAAAAAAATGTCGCACCCATCAGCCCATTTACGGAGCGGTATCCGGAAATGACGGTCGATGAAGCGTATGGCACGCAGCTTGAGTATGTGGAACGGCGTCTGGCTGACGGTGCAGTGATCAAAGGAAAGAAAATCGGTCTGACAAGCAAGGCCATGCAGGAGATGCTCGGCGTCGATCGGCCCGACTACGGACATATCTTCGACGATATGATCCATAATGCGGACACGCCGGTCGATGTCAGCCGGTACATCAAGCCACGTGTAGAGTTCGAAATCGCCTTTGTATTGAAGGAAGATATCGATGGCGGCAATGTAAGCGAAGAGAATGTCGCCGGGTCGATCGACTATGCGGTGGCTGCTGCAGAAATCATCGACAGCCGCATCCGTGACTGGAAGATCAAATTCGAAGATACTGTATCTGACAACGGCTCATCCGCCGGTGCCATCATCGGCAGCCGGAAAGTGGCGCTCCAGGACATCGATCTTCCTGAAGTGAAGATGGAAGTGTTCAAGAACGGTGAGAAGATTGATGAGGGCCAGGGTTCCGCCGTGCTCGGCAATCCGCTCAAGGCAGTCGTCTGGCTCTCTGAAGCCCTGCATCAATATGGCATCTCTTTAAAGGCCGGTGAAGTCGTGCTTGCAGGTGCATTGACGAAAGCTGTCGATGTCGCAGCCGGTGACGAATTCAAGGCCACATTCGATGGACTCGGTGAAGTGTCTGCATCTTTCAAATGATCATATACAAGAATGGACTCCCCTCAAGGATGGACTTTGAGGGGAGTTTGATTTATTCATCTTCCTACCTGGGTAGGATATATAAGCAGACATCTTGATATTGTCTCGAATTCGAGATAATATATACGTATTAACTTTTGGAGGGATTCTATTATGAAAAACGAAGGACTGCTCGGTATCCACCACGTCACCGCAATGACGGATGACGCGGTGAGAAATTATGAGTTCTTTACAAATGTTCTGGGCATGCGTCTTGTGAAGAAGACGGTGAACCAGGATGACATACACACGTACCACACATTTTTTGCGGATGATGTCGGTTCTCCGGGGACGGATATGACGTTCTTTGACTTCCCGAACAACCCAAAAGGGTCGCCTGGGTCGAACTCCATCTATAGAACGGCATTCAGGGTGCCGGATGATGCGGCGATCGAATACTACAGGGACCGCTTCGATGAATTCGGTGTGAAGCATGACGGCATTCAGGAGCTGTTCGGCAAGCAGGTGCTGCCGTTCGAAGAGGCTGATGGACAGAAGTATCAGCTGATCTCCGACGAAAAGAATGAAGGTGTTGCAGCAGGTACCCCTTGGAAGAACGGACCGGTACCGGAAGACAAGGCGATATACGGCCTCGGACCGATTGAGATCCACATCAGTTATTTCGAAGATTTCAAGAAGGTACTGATGGATGTCTATGGCATGAAGCCGGTTGTGGAAGAGGCGGACGTGGCCCTTCTAGACGTTGGCGAAGGTGGCAACGGCGGTCAGGTCATCCTGAGGAAGGACGAGTCTGAATCTGCGATGCAGGGTTATGGGGAAGTGCACCATGTATCGTTCAGGGTGGCGGACCATGAAGTGATCAAGAAATGGGAAGAGAAGTATAACGAAATCGGCATGCGCCATTCAGGCAATGTGGACCGCTTCTACTTTGAGGCGCTATATACGCGTGTTGGCCACATCCTGATTGAACTGTCCACCGACGGCCCGGGATTCATGGATGACGAACCGTATGAAACGCTCGGGGAAAGCCTCGCATTGCCGCCTTTCCTTGAGGAGCGGCGCGAGTATATCGAAAGTCAGGTCCGTCCATTCGATACGAAGCGTTCGAAATAGAATTAAGGAGACCTGTTAAATGGAAGCAATTAGAAGAATCCACCACATTACAGCGATTGTCGGCGATCCTAATGAGAATCTGAGGTTCTACCGCGACGTGTTGGGCCTCAGGCTGGTCAAGCAGACGGTCAACTTCGATGATCCGGGTGTCTACCATCTCTACTTTTCAAATGATGATGTGACACCGGGGACGGTCATCACCTTCTTTCCCTGGAGGAATGGACGTGTCGGCCGAAAGGGCAGCGGCCAGGTCGGCAGGATTGCGTTCAGAATTCCAGCCGGAGGTATGGAAAGATGGAAAACCCATTTTTCTGAGCAGGATATCGAATTTTCGATGACGGAACGTTTTGGCCAGAAGACATTGGAATTTCAGGATGTACATGGTCTTGATCTTGCACTTGTTGAAGGGGATCAGGCATCATCTGATGATGGCATACTCGGCTTCCATGGTGCAGTCCTGTTGTCCTCGAATCCGGAAGGGTCGAAGCACTTCCTCACACGGAC contains the following coding sequences:
- a CDS encoding catechol 2,3-dioxygenase, yielding MKQEPIFDVAQLAHFEIYSPKIEESVKFFTDILGMTEVAREGKSVYLRAYEDIYHNSLKITENSEAGIGHMALRARSPQALERRVKVLEEMGAGIGWVDGDVGHGPAYQFEAPDGHIMEIFWEVEYYEAPESEKTALLNRPQKRPGRGVPVRRIDHVNILASDTNKTVEFLEEALGFRVNERILADDNTDIAAWTSVSNLAHDIAIMGDMMGGKGRLHHICYWYGYAQNLSDVSDLLLDNGYEIEEGPLKHGVSQAQCMYVREPGGNRVELFGDAGYLIFDPDWKTVEWKGEDLQKAVVWHGSELQPEFMKYGTPDIPDPAEAVSEEVGAEKTNV
- a CDS encoding alpha/beta fold hydrolase gives rise to the protein MTATDNKQAAEKSMKVNGIETNYLEAGSGTETMILIHGSGPGVSAFANWRLVLPRLSESLHVFAPDVVGFGKTEKVSKEEYGLDTWVNHLIGFIEEVADGPVYLVGNSFGGAMALHIADRRPDLVKKLILMGSVGVKYEITHGLDKVWGYDPSIENMRELIELFSYDQAAAKNEELVRLRYEASTEPESEEAFRSMFYDNRQERLNELSLPEERLKNIEVETLLFHGMNDQVIPIEETSYKMVQLLPNSALHIFNKCGHWTQIEKTDPFIDHILAFVEDKE
- a CDS encoding XylR N-terminal domain-containing protein — encoded protein: MNTFHKRMVSIPTTALETLKQELLQSMGEERSKGIFIRYGWHTGMSDGEKVRSMEWTDKMDLINAGPKLHILHGYLEKVEINDIRFDADDNMEYIDLSWFNSYEAEGHLEENPESDCPVCHTLCGYASGYLSAVLEKTILVKETGCRAMGHDHCKALCMPLDKWGEEQQNEYRYYQSASMIKELDAVTAKLKEERDYLSKGNQVHRKLIEELLSKQNLQNILNLLEQETGLPAFIEDGGHRIVRQSEGAVIDFELKGLDTRTTDYMEISADSGLLRTPIYFENKIQGYCSFIYKGGEPPSELDRMIIDQAALMASIIRLNENIKINTEQNIRRGFLNDVLDGRLDKQELYKYAQYMEIDPDANYWMMTLERNINEDELSNEVETTETLIRYITLFFRERSMDAFAAQKSNKIVIVMECSSFKRIFSSRDTFIKKLLKYCSARLKDYKFFVGVSSTSNGLEELPLLHKETLTALNAKSASKQIIFYEELGIESVLFQISDDQLINRFVDNQVGRLLKEDPDLELVNTLQDYIENGMNINATAKAISMSISGLRYRLGKISEILGIELDDTKNLFSVYMALNILKAQGKI
- a CDS encoding flavin reductase family protein — encoded protein: MEDRQFRNAMGKFATGVNVIATEVDGEVYGMTANAFMSVSLDPKLIVISIGNHAKMLERIRQSGKFSVNVLSCEQQEESMRFAGQKQFEDKFEFDTLAGVPVVENALCQLSCDVYNEHTEGDHVLFIGKVNDLVLEEGDPLIFNCGKYRRLEALEEVSSK
- a CDS encoding FAD synthetase family protein — encoded protein: MEIIHLNEENLESWQNRSRRNVIALGFFDGVHKGHQKVIGTAAEAAEKAGAALDVMSFFPHPKTVLSNGKKQVEYLMPLEEKARILEGMGVDRLYIVKFTKAFASLAPEDYVAEYLSKFDTIHAVAGYDFSYGFRGEGTIDRLYADSGFRITTSKVEKVEHTGEKISSTRIRTAILDGKVSELYQMLGRRYRTCAECSDGHLSLKDYYMLPQDGIYDVIIDNGVSRYRTQIYVDSAQQRITFTKHCLMDHINQQEIAITWERRVASHSFYQLVAQ
- a CDS encoding 2-keto-4-pentenoate hydratase, with the protein product MATVKALGEEIYEAEKNVAPISPFTERYPEMTVDEAYGTQLEYVERRLADGAVIKGKKIGLTSKAMQEMLGVDRPDYGHIFDDMIHNADTPVDVSRYIKPRVEFEIAFVLKEDIDGGNVSEENVAGSIDYAVAAAEIIDSRIRDWKIKFEDTVSDNGSSAGAIIGSRKVALQDIDLPEVKMEVFKNGEKIDEGQGSAVLGNPLKAVVWLSEALHQYGISLKAGEVVLAGALTKAVDVAAGDEFKATFDGLGEVSASFK
- a CDS encoding ring-cleaving dioxygenase, producing MKNEGLLGIHHVTAMTDDAVRNYEFFTNVLGMRLVKKTVNQDDIHTYHTFFADDVGSPGTDMTFFDFPNNPKGSPGSNSIYRTAFRVPDDAAIEYYRDRFDEFGVKHDGIQELFGKQVLPFEEADGQKYQLISDEKNEGVAAGTPWKNGPVPEDKAIYGLGPIEIHISYFEDFKKVLMDVYGMKPVVEEADVALLDVGEGGNGGQVILRKDESESAMQGYGEVHHVSFRVADHEVIKKWEEKYNEIGMRHSGNVDRFYFEALYTRVGHILIELSTDGPGFMDDEPYETLGESLALPPFLEERREYIESQVRPFDTKRSK
- a CDS encoding VOC family protein; amino-acid sequence: MEAIRRIHHITAIVGDPNENLRFYRDVLGLRLVKQTVNFDDPGVYHLYFSNDDVTPGTVITFFPWRNGRVGRKGSGQVGRIAFRIPAGGMERWKTHFSEQDIEFSMTERFGQKTLEFQDVHGLDLALVEGDQASSDDGILGFHGAVLLSSNPEGSKHFLTRTLGLKLLDIGSGIEHFETAGEEKHHIIIALPPLPKGRWGTGTVHHIAWSVPTEAVQRDWQSQLLADDVGVTEVKDRNYFKSIYTTEPGNVVMEFATDGPGFDVDEEKSKLGTELKLPEQYEHLRPEYEKSLPELDI